CTtgttcatttaaaaattcatttgaTATTGAATCTGAGCATTCACTATTATCTTCAATAATAGAACTATTACTTGATGTTGGTTTCTTTATATTTGGATCAATTTCAtgagaaattttatttattatactttctaatatatctttaataatattttcatcattatcatcaactttatataaatgtttctcttttaattttttttgcaatGCTTCAAATACAGTGTTTATAATTTGTGTTAATATACCTCTAGCTGTTGCTTGATTAATATTACTCTTACTagctaaatatatattaaaacatgTTTTTATTGCTAATAGTAACGATCCATTGTGGACGTGGCAACTCGGTGACAATACAACTGCAAGAATTgcttttataatttgtagTTGTACTGCATCATCTGTATGAGGACCTTGAAATGGGTAACAAATAGTTTCAACAATACGATCAATTAACATTCGATCGTTATTTTCATAATCAAGAATATTTCCCTGTAAGTGACCATAtgcaattaatttttgtagaCAATCAAGTGATGTTATAACAATTCTAGATGACTTGGCCTGACATGCCAATTcaaatggtaaaaaaaaattatctgcTAGTACAAAACCTCGTTGGGTTGGTAGTATACTTCCattacatatattattatcactTTCTTCATAAGATTTTAACGCTTCTACAAAAGTAAACaagtaaatatattgtaaaaatataacatacCAAGAGCTGTTTCACAggctttttttaaattaatatgatcctttttcttaatatctttatcattatatattctttCAATACTcgtttttaaaaacatttcaacataccttttaaaataagaataattatAGATTTATTTGAAATGTTTTTCTAAAGAATTAGGAAGACCAAGACGTGTTACAAATTACCACATACACTGATACATATATAACCACTTTGTAGTCTCAAAGCgctttaataatgataaggCGTGTCAATGTTTGgtatttatttatgtataaccaaatataaatattttacaaaatattttattatatttatagtataaaaaatatctatcTTACTGATTTAgtaagtaaataaaaaaaaattaataaatttgtagataattttaaataaaaaaaagcattTCTACATATGACGAGTATTTCCCATGTTAATACCTGAAGCATTGGCTCCTTTATTTGATCCTGCCTGAAGACCAATGATACCTTCACCAGCTTTTAATTGTTCCTCAGTCCATTCCCTTTTTTCTCCTTCAGCTTCTTTTGGACCAAGACCTGGTACACCAAAATGTTTTTCTGATTTACGTGCAAGAGCCCCAAGACAAACAAGGACAGAATTTAAATCTTGAGATTCATATAAATCAACTGTTTGAAATAATTCACTCTTATTTACATATTCCTGAGcaaaagacaaaaaaaatgaaatattttccaTTTGTTTAAAAGCCATAGCActattattaacttttttaatagcTCCTGATTTGAGAGCATTAGCAAAACtaaagttaaatattataaacattattatttctataaacATACTTGCATAAAACAAcaccattttttaaaacttgaCCAAAATTTTCCATATTTCCATTAGTATCAAAATCTTGATTGGAAACTGAACGTATCCATGACAAAATTTGCCCAGCCAACTCAGGATCAAATTTTGATTGTACCTTTTGATGAGCTTCATATGCAATACCAGATTTTTCAGCACGAGACATTATTATTCAATAGTATAAAATTCTTAGtaactaaaataattataaatgaaaaataaattataatttttattaaataaaattactgaTTAATAATATGTAACCGATATTTTAGTTTAACATTAATTCTTATAAAACAATGCAAAcattataagaaataaacaaaaatgcTGAATCATTGgtttagataaaataattcctcaacaataatatatttatatataactttatcTCTCTCTCTCTTTTTTACCAAGTAAAGAGAAAATTACATGTAATGATAGAATATAATcggttattaaaaaattattacccACAAACAATACAAGGTAATCAATGGCAAAAGAAtagaaaaaaactttttaaataattttctattttaataaaatatatatattataatcacACCTATGATATATTTCTATTCATTAAAGTACAATATAATTCCTTTAATATAggtgaatatatatatatataagaaggggtaaaaaaaaaaaattattatcaaacaATTGTGAGGAGGTTGAGTCGTTCTTGTTATggtgttttataaaataaaattatattggtgaatataatttaaaattaaaataagaatataaataagaaataatttctaataatgaatataatgatgaaattaaaaaaaaaaaaacattttgtaTGTTGAAATagatataacattttaaaggacaataaatttatatatttttctttatatggcaaaataaaattaaaaatagtaggaaaaaaaaaagtaaagataaaaaagatgtgattaaatatgttagtttctaaaaattgttttaaatgaatgattt
This Strongyloides ratti genome assembly S_ratti_ED321, chromosome : 2 DNA region includes the following protein-coding sequences:
- a CDS encoding Chd64, producing MSRAEKSGIAYEAHQKVQSKFDPELAGQILSWIRSVSNQDFDTNGNMENFGQVLKNGVVLCNFANALKSGAIKKVNNSAMAFKQMENISFFLSFAQEYVNKSELFQTVDLYESQDLNSVLVCLGALARKSEKHFGVPGLGPKEAEGEKREWTEEQLKAGEGIIGLQAGSNKGANASGINMGNTRHM